A part of Fundulus heteroclitus isolate FHET01 chromosome 23, MU-UCD_Fhet_4.1, whole genome shotgun sequence genomic DNA contains:
- the tmem265 gene encoding transmembrane protein 121 — translation MVPTPQVCVSTLVTVSTMAVVDLYLLEQSMLGARGVSGPSMWQYGAVLLGDVCFLLALRFVSAGVISEAQSSRRGFANALWFLFLSLLQLKLFFVCHNYRQERRPPDPLARKTLTLLLSICLPSLFLILTGADHMTPQRRKQEVRSRLLWVVVDLLDVLDLQAGLWEAQGGSGGIVEQRLPIWAEGLVFFYCYALLLLLPCVALTELGATGLPGQRGPRREALYPWLSLVTINIFTLALRGTGMLWYRDSRVSTVFLGKNLLALALKLSSAWERHKQERGAAGAGTVAGAEPEASTMPSQNLEQDEGQAQGKAPPAHFHTLTRSQSHTLSQVSLEPTTTPLGPSFISHEL, via the coding sequence ATGGTACCCACGCCCCAGGTGTGCGTATCAACCCTGGTCACGGTGAGCACGATGGCGGTGGTGGACCTCTACCTGCTGGAGCAGAGCATGCTGGGAGCACGCGGCGTGTCGGGACCCAGCATGTGGCAGTACGGGGCGGTGCTGCTCGGCGACGTCTGCTTCCTTCTTGCCCTGCGCTTCGTCTCGGCCGGCGTGATCTCCGAGGCGCAGTCTTCGCGTCGGGGCTTCGCCAACGCCCTCTGGTTCCTGTTTCTGTCCCTGCTGCAGCTGAAGCTCTTCTTCGTCTGCCACAACTACAGGCAGGAGCGGCGGCCGCCGGACCCGCTGGCCAGGAAGACCCTCACGCTGCTGCTGTCCATCTGCCTGCCCTCCCTGTTTCTTATCCTGACAGGCGCTGATCACATGACCCCACAGCGCAGGAAGCAGGAGGTGCGGAGCCGGCTCCTCTGGGTTGTTGTGGACCTCCTGGATGTCCTGGACCTGCAAGCGGGGCTCTGGGAAGCCCAGGGTGGGTCTGGAGGGATCGTCGAGCAGAGGCTGCCAATCTGGGCAGAGGGTCTGGTCTTCTTCTACTGCTATGCGctcttgctgctgctgccctgTGTGGCCCTAACAGAGCTGGGGGCCACCGGCCTGCCGGGACAGAGAGGGCCCCGCAGGGAGGCTCTGTACCCCTGGCTCAGCTTGGTCACCATTAACATCTTTACCCTGGCTCTCCGGGGAACAGGCATGCTGTGGTACAGAGACTCGCGCGTGTCGACTGTGTTTCTGGGGAAAAACCTGCTGGCTTTGGCCTTGAAGCTGAGCTCAGCCTGGGAGAGACACAAGCAGGAGCGCGGAGCTGCAGGAGCTGGGACTGTAgctggagcagaaccagaagcctCCACCATGCCAAGCCAGAACTTGGAGCAGGACGAGGGCCAGGCCCAGGGGAAAGCTCCTCCTGCTCATTTTCACACTCTAACTCGCTCCCAAAGCCACACTCTGTCCCAGGTCAGCCTGGAGCCCACGACAACACCCCTGGGACCCTCCTTTATCTCCCACGAACTGTAG